Proteins from a genomic interval of Magnetococcus sp. PR-3:
- a CDS encoding sigma-54-dependent transcriptional regulator, translating to MENVKEKILIVDDDPFNVQLLQELLHNTYELSVAKTGEQAVQLCRQENQPNLILLDIELPDMDGYATCQALKGQESTAHIPVIFITVKGLETDETKGFEVGAVDYITKPFSPTVIKARIHTHLSVQRSLQQAQELLSLRNEVKHLTQGLLKDTLQQPDAFAAIITQHPAMFALFRYMEALAKTNEPILIQGETGTGKELIADALHQLNGRTGKQVSVNVAGLDDFTFSDTLFGHRRGAFTGADSNRDGFIAQAEGGTLFLDEIGDLSNTSQIKLLRVIQERRYYPLGMDESKPMDVFFICATHQNLEEKVKEGSFRQDLYFRLNSHRIALPALKDRLDDLPYLVEYFIQESAQILGKEPPNASKRMMLELDCKTYPGNVRELRGIIFDAMVQHQSNQELELPGTQDAAPMNLTLETPNSAPKDIESCLDQMDGFPTLDQMERKLVTLALAKANGNQKLAASLLGLSRQALNRRLNRRLTDLNASPDLKPSE from the coding sequence ATGGAAAACGTAAAAGAGAAAATATTAATTGTGGATGACGACCCCTTCAACGTTCAACTGTTGCAGGAGCTGTTGCACAACACCTATGAGCTTAGCGTGGCAAAAACTGGTGAACAGGCGGTGCAACTCTGCCGTCAGGAGAATCAACCCAATCTAATCCTCCTGGATATTGAGTTACCAGATATGGATGGCTACGCCACCTGCCAAGCCCTGAAGGGCCAAGAATCAACCGCTCACATCCCTGTTATATTCATCACCGTAAAAGGTTTGGAAACCGATGAGACCAAGGGCTTTGAGGTGGGGGCGGTGGACTACATTACTAAGCCCTTCAGCCCAACAGTGATCAAGGCGCGCATCCATACCCATCTTTCGGTACAGCGTAGCCTGCAACAGGCCCAGGAACTGCTCTCCCTGCGCAATGAGGTTAAACACCTTACCCAAGGGCTACTAAAAGATACTCTACAACAGCCCGACGCCTTTGCCGCCATCATCACCCAACACCCAGCCATGTTTGCCCTATTCCGTTATATGGAAGCCCTGGCAAAAACCAATGAACCGATTCTGATTCAGGGGGAGACTGGGACCGGTAAAGAGTTGATTGCCGACGCCCTTCACCAGCTCAATGGCCGAACCGGCAAACAGGTATCGGTCAATGTGGCGGGACTGGATGATTTCACCTTTTCCGACACCCTATTTGGGCATCGACGGGGTGCCTTTACCGGGGCCGACAGTAATCGGGATGGCTTTATCGCCCAGGCCGAAGGGGGAACCCTGTTTCTGGATGAAATTGGCGATCTCTCCAACACCTCACAGATCAAACTGTTAAGAGTCATCCAGGAGCGGCGTTACTACCCCTTGGGCATGGATGAGTCCAAACCCATGGATGTATTTTTTATCTGTGCCACCCATCAAAACCTGGAAGAGAAAGTGAAAGAGGGCAGCTTTCGGCAAGATCTCTATTTTCGCCTCAACAGCCACCGCATCGCCCTGCCCGCGCTAAAAGATCGACTCGATGATCTCCCCTATTTGGTGGAGTATTTTATTCAAGAGTCTGCCCAGATTCTGGGTAAGGAGCCCCCCAACGCCTCCAAACGTATGATGCTGGAACTGGATTGTAAAACCTACCCAGGCAATGTACGTGAACTGCGCGGTATTATTTTTGATGCCATGGTTCAACACCAATCTAATCAAGAGTTGGAACTGCCCGGCACTCAGGATGCGGCCCCTATGAACCTGACGCTTGAGACGCCAAACAGTGCCCCTAAAGATATAGAGAGCTGCCTGGATCAGATGGATGGTTTCCCCACCTTGGATCAGATGGAGCGCAAACTTGTGACCTTGGCCCTGGCCAAAGCAAACGGCAACCAGAAGCTGGCAGCCTCCTTGTTGGGGCTCTCCCGACAAGCTCTCAACCGCCGTTTGAACCGCCGATTAACAGATTTGAATGCCTCCCCTGATTTAAAGCCCTCAGAATAA
- a CDS encoding ATP-binding response regulator — MEKQRILIVDDSPMNLEALSAILVPDYTVQVAKSGNRAWEILDESPLPDLIILDVLMQGMDGYELCRLIKADERFQQIPVIFITVKRDQEDELQGLSLGAIDYISKPFRPSIVRARIENHLALVKTRQDLEAKSHALEEAISARDALENVWRHDLKNSLGIIIHAPEEIRDMGKMTPSQEKMLTLMEVSGYRILEMVNRSLDIAKMEQGSYTPKMAWLDIQTVLAQVNTEQKYLMEHKRASISSQLQAPSHGGNASYRVWADELLLHTLFSNLVRNALEATPHGYNVTLSIQELDGFTQIKLHNHGAVPEDMRARFFQKYATAGKMKGTGLGTYSAWLSMQTMGGSISLEPHKGDFTCITMNFPTPAFADASETEPEEEIIPEDTCAHMPMESLKQRDPFLAELDLLAFPAQPKPYTTTAG; from the coding sequence ATGGAAAAGCAACGCATCTTAATCGTTGATGACTCCCCCATGAATCTGGAAGCACTCTCGGCCATTCTGGTCCCAGACTACACGGTTCAGGTGGCCAAAAGTGGCAACCGCGCTTGGGAAATTCTTGATGAGAGCCCCCTGCCCGACCTGATCATACTGGATGTATTGATGCAGGGTATGGATGGTTATGAGCTATGCAGACTCATCAAGGCAGATGAACGTTTTCAACAGATCCCTGTCATCTTTATCACCGTTAAGCGGGATCAGGAAGATGAGTTGCAAGGACTCTCTTTGGGGGCTATCGACTACATAAGCAAGCCCTTCAGGCCCTCTATCGTGCGTGCACGTATTGAAAACCATCTAGCCCTGGTAAAAACCCGGCAGGATCTGGAGGCAAAATCCCACGCCTTGGAAGAGGCTATCAGCGCACGGGATGCCCTGGAAAATGTCTGGCGCCATGATCTGAAAAACTCACTGGGTATTATCATACATGCCCCTGAAGAGATTCGGGATATGGGGAAAATGACACCAAGCCAGGAAAAGATGCTCACCCTTATGGAGGTTTCCGGTTATCGGATCTTAGAAATGGTCAACCGCTCCTTGGACATCGCCAAAATGGAACAGGGTAGTTACACCCCAAAAATGGCATGGCTGGATATTCAGACGGTCTTGGCACAGGTCAATACCGAACAGAAATATCTCATGGAGCACAAACGAGCCTCCATCTCCAGCCAACTGCAGGCCCCCTCTCATGGTGGCAATGCTTCCTATCGCGTGTGGGCCGATGAGTTGTTGCTGCACACCCTCTTTTCCAACTTGGTGCGCAATGCGCTGGAAGCCACACCCCATGGTTATAACGTCACCCTATCCATTCAAGAACTGGACGGATTCACTCAGATCAAGCTGCATAACCATGGTGCCGTACCCGAAGATATGCGGGCACGTTTTTTCCAAAAATATGCCACCGCGGGAAAAATGAAGGGAACAGGTCTGGGAACCTACTCCGCTTGGCTCTCCATGCAGACCATGGGGGGCTCGATCTCATTGGAACCCCATAAAGGGGACTTTACCTGTATCACCATGAACTTCCCCACCCCAGCCTTTGCCGACGCATCCGAAACCGAGCCAGAGGAAGAGATTATCCCAGAGGATACCTGCGCTCACATGCCCATGGAGAGTCTCAAACAGCGTGATCCCTTTTTGGCCGAACTTGATCTGCTTGCCTTTCCAGCCCAACCAAAGCCCTACACTACCACCGCAGGATGA
- a CDS encoding TonB-dependent receptor plug domain-containing protein codes for MSADLTKAPQEDAELEEMLDLSLEEMLEVEVTSASLKTQRLMDVPSAVHVISSEDILRSGATSIPEMLRMVPGLHVGQIDANKWAVSSRGFAGRFSRQLLVLINGRSIYNNSFAGVYWDAQDLIAEDIERIEIIRGPGSTIWGSNAMNGVINIITKSAAHTKGGLAKVGMGSERPKNGAFRYGGALNDAFDYRLYAKGFELDSSHDTDTQDDAYDHMQSGRMGFRLDGQLNPRDQLMAEGEISRSTNHTSYLATGALNDLISQTYPKDEEKVTGAHLLARWVRAIDEHESLTIQAYYDRYHRNSQVALKETSDVFDFELHHLFRWGQHHQIIWGGSTRWIQHEMENTNYMIFTPEKRNMATISLFVQDEIQFHKDWFLTLGSKLEYNSFTQLEVQPNARLLWRMAPEHSLWASVSRALHTPSRLEYDSNVYGDFAASGTVLNYSRKGKMNPEEVYAMELGYRGKVHEEAFLEANLFYNVYNGLIGLGDYTDTIVAPGYLQRSYALGNVTDGNSYGMEFSMEWQAQAWWKLIAGASYVLFDLNHHSSEIERNSLREEQTPQKQFTLRSQMNLPHDLTLDTWFRYVDEIPLSTLTTQHSTVDIRLAWQPRQHLELSLTGKNLLDPRHVEAIDEFTGMTAHEVERSIYAQVKWMF; via the coding sequence GTGTCAGCTGATCTGACCAAAGCCCCTCAGGAAGATGCTGAACTAGAAGAGATGCTGGATCTCTCCTTAGAAGAGATGCTGGAGGTAGAGGTCACCTCCGCTTCTTTGAAAACTCAGCGGTTAATGGATGTGCCATCAGCTGTTCACGTTATCTCGTCAGAAGATATTTTACGATCGGGTGCCACCAGCATTCCCGAGATGCTGCGTATGGTTCCTGGGCTTCACGTTGGCCAAATTGATGCCAACAAGTGGGCGGTCTCATCCCGTGGTTTTGCGGGACGTTTTTCCCGTCAGCTGCTGGTATTGATCAATGGCCGTAGCATCTATAACAACAGCTTTGCCGGTGTCTATTGGGATGCTCAAGACCTTATTGCAGAGGATATTGAACGCATTGAGATTATTCGCGGTCCTGGCTCAACCATTTGGGGTTCCAATGCCATGAATGGGGTGATCAACATCATCACCAAATCTGCGGCGCATACCAAAGGGGGACTGGCCAAAGTTGGCATGGGCAGCGAACGTCCAAAGAATGGCGCCTTCCGCTACGGCGGAGCCTTAAACGATGCCTTTGACTACCGACTCTATGCCAAAGGGTTTGAGCTTGATAGCAGCCATGACACCGACACGCAAGACGATGCCTATGACCACATGCAGAGCGGTCGCATGGGCTTTCGTCTGGATGGCCAGCTAAACCCTCGTGACCAACTGATGGCCGAAGGGGAGATCAGCCGCAGCACCAACCATACAAGCTATTTGGCCACAGGGGCACTCAATGATTTAATCTCGCAAACTTATCCAAAAGATGAAGAGAAGGTAACAGGGGCCCATCTTTTAGCGCGTTGGGTCAGAGCCATCGATGAACATGAGAGCTTAACCATCCAGGCCTATTATGATCGCTACCATAGAAACAGCCAAGTAGCCCTGAAAGAAACCTCAGACGTATTTGACTTTGAACTCCACCATCTTTTCCGCTGGGGGCAGCACCATCAAATTATTTGGGGAGGGAGTACACGTTGGATTCAGCATGAGATGGAAAACACAAACTATATGATCTTTACGCCTGAAAAGCGCAATATGGCAACCATAAGCCTCTTTGTCCAAGATGAAATTCAGTTTCATAAAGATTGGTTCCTGACCCTGGGTAGTAAACTTGAATACAACAGTTTCACCCAGTTGGAGGTTCAGCCCAACGCCCGACTACTCTGGCGTATGGCACCGGAACATTCTCTATGGGCCTCTGTCTCACGCGCACTGCATACGCCCTCACGTTTGGAATATGATAGCAATGTCTATGGAGATTTTGCGGCATCTGGTACGGTTCTTAACTACAGTAGAAAGGGTAAAATGAATCCTGAAGAGGTCTATGCCATGGAGTTAGGGTACCGTGGCAAAGTTCATGAAGAGGCCTTTTTGGAAGCCAATCTCTTTTACAATGTCTATAACGGTTTAATAGGGCTTGGAGATTATACCGATACCATTGTCGCGCCGGGATATCTTCAAAGGTCCTATGCATTGGGTAATGTGACCGATGGCAACTCTTACGGGATGGAATTCTCTATGGAGTGGCAGGCCCAGGCGTGGTGGAAACTGATTGCAGGAGCCTCCTATGTTCTTTTTGACCTCAATCATCACAGCTCAGAAATAGAACGCAACTCACTCCGTGAAGAGCAAACACCCCAGAAACAGTTTACACTTCGCTCGCAAATGAACCTGCCACATGATTTGACCTTGGACACATGGTTTCGCTATGTGGACGAAATACCTTTAAGCACTCTAACCACCCAACATAGTACCGTTGATATTCGTCTGGCTTGGCAGCCACGACAACATCTTGAATTGTCTCTTACAGGGAAAAATCTACTCGACCCCCGACATGTCGAGGCAATTGACGAATTTACCGGCATGACTGCCCATGAAGTTGAGCGCTCCATCTATGCACAGGTGAAATGGATGTTTTAA
- a CDS encoding CsgG/HfaB family protein: MGKKQNMKIATILLALLGMLFMSGCGTGTGRAYVKHQQINNKLLVAVLPFENLSNNPNGGLIVSQFLATELYHRQLFQQMEETELRRLLTQNKVDVDRLSDVTLARKVGLMLGVDAVILGSVAELSYQHGLREEPAVGFNVQLLRIEDGVTLWRGSQSLTGSSWLQRQSLSHLTQKAVIHIVEQVDRWYHATVALSDTSAQVETKQ, from the coding sequence ATGGGCAAAAAACAGAACATGAAAATAGCAACGATACTCTTGGCACTTTTAGGCATGCTGTTTATGAGTGGCTGTGGGACGGGGACCGGTCGCGCTTACGTTAAGCACCAACAGATCAACAATAAGCTTTTGGTGGCTGTACTCCCTTTTGAAAATCTGAGCAACAACCCAAACGGAGGCCTGATTGTCTCTCAATTTCTGGCAACCGAACTCTACCATCGACAACTGTTCCAGCAGATGGAGGAGACCGAACTACGTCGTCTATTAACCCAAAACAAGGTGGATGTCGATCGCCTTTCTGATGTCACCCTGGCCCGAAAGGTTGGACTGATGCTTGGGGTGGATGCCGTTATTTTAGGGAGTGTTGCGGAACTCTCCTATCAGCATGGTCTGCGTGAAGAGCCCGCCGTTGGCTTTAATGTACAACTGCTAAGGATTGAAGATGGCGTCACCCTATGGCGGGGCAGTCAATCGTTGACAGGAAGTAGTTGGCTGCAACGACAAAGCTTAAGCCATCTTACCCAAAAAGCCGTCATTCACATCGTGGAACAGGTTGACCGCTGGTACCACGCAACAGTAGCCCTAAGCGACACATCCGCACAGGTTGAGACAAAACAATAA
- a CDS encoding phage tail protein yields MHPSGDNFDAVFDQKLTVWEAITRIARCGRSVPILQGGTVRIIRDQPQTLPVALFSPRNIVKNSLSIQYLMPSEETADAVTVEFFNAETWKPDEVTVSLDDSQSSNPAKVALFGCTDQAHAQREGGYMSAANRYRRRIITFQTEMEGLIPTYGDLIAITHDVPEWGQSAEVVSVDENRLTLTEPMEWAEGEDHVVAIRNQDGFVSGPWSALHGMKSNQVIVSDLDFSLAIGADVERTHIAFGTTTQWSLLARVLSIRPRGERVEIMAVGEHDTV; encoded by the coding sequence GTGCACCCATCAGGGGATAATTTCGATGCGGTATTTGATCAAAAACTTACCGTATGGGAGGCCATCACCCGTATTGCTCGGTGTGGACGTTCAGTGCCCATCCTTCAAGGTGGAACCGTCCGTATCATCCGTGACCAGCCTCAAACCCTACCCGTAGCACTCTTCTCTCCACGCAACATCGTAAAGAATTCCTTAAGCATCCAATACCTCATGCCCAGCGAAGAGACTGCAGATGCGGTCACCGTGGAGTTCTTCAACGCCGAAACCTGGAAACCCGATGAGGTCACTGTCTCTCTGGATGATAGCCAATCTTCTAATCCAGCGAAGGTGGCCCTATTTGGCTGCACAGACCAAGCCCATGCCCAGAGGGAAGGGGGCTACATGTCAGCAGCCAACCGGTACAGGCGGCGTATCATCACCTTCCAAACGGAGATGGAAGGTCTCATTCCAACCTATGGGGATCTCATTGCCATTACCCACGATGTGCCGGAGTGGGGACAATCCGCTGAAGTGGTGTCCGTAGATGAAAACCGACTCACTCTGACAGAGCCTATGGAGTGGGCAGAGGGGGAAGATCATGTGGTTGCCATCAGAAATCAGGATGGTTTTGTCAGCGGCCCATGGTCTGCCCTGCATGGAATGAAGTCCAATCAGGTCATTGTTTCTGATCTGGATTTTTCACTGGCTATTGGGGCTGATGTTGAGCGTACACACATCGCTTTTGGCACCACAACTCAGTGGAGTCTGTTGGCCAGAGTGCTTTCTATACGTCCACGGGGTGAGCGAGTAGAGATCATGGCTGTTGGTGAGCATGATACCGTTTAA
- a CDS encoding HTH domain-containing protein, with product MDRTERFYRITGLLSAGRVVSIHELVEEMEVSRATVKRDIEYLRDRLSAPIRG from the coding sequence ATGGATCGTACCGAACGCTTTTATCGCATTACCGGGCTCCTCTCTGCGGGGAGAGTTGTCTCCATTCATGAATTGGTGGAGGAGATGGAGGTCTCACGTGCCACGGTGAAGCGGGACATCGAGTACCTGCGGGATCGCCTCAGTGCACCCATCAGGGGATAA
- a CDS encoding integrase core domain-containing protein → MKKSDLVVSMQINALSLLLWGIISQFFSPRHNAQIRLLKAQVRILQERLPSQRIIASPKEKSELLRLGADFDHQINDLIMIVKPNTYRRWLNQSSSGKPFKQVGRPRLTQELRDTVIRMAKENLQWGYRRIVGELKKLGLYAGANSVKRILNEAGIHPTPEKSKPMPPLPWDTFIKAHLETTMACDFFSKDIYTLLGKKTAYVLVFIHLGSRRVFTSSATYAPDSTWVTQQARNTLLWCDEQGIKPAYLIRDGDTKFSGPFLEVWKSEGIRVIQIPHKAPQANAFAESFIGTLKRECLNFFICFSRPQLNYILHSWVDHYNHERPHRGVGRDNSVLDINFKAARDGPIKCKERLGGIIKCYYREAA, encoded by the coding sequence TTGAAAAAATCCGATTTGGTCGTTTCCATGCAAATAAACGCACTATCACTCCTCCTCTGGGGAATCATCTCCCAGTTTTTCAGCCCTCGCCATAATGCTCAGATCCGGCTGCTCAAAGCCCAAGTCAGGATACTCCAAGAACGCCTTCCCAGCCAGCGTATCATTGCTTCGCCGAAGGAGAAATCCGAGCTATTGCGACTGGGGGCTGACTTTGATCACCAGATCAATGACCTGATCATGATCGTCAAACCCAACACCTATCGACGCTGGCTTAACCAATCCTCGTCAGGGAAGCCCTTTAAACAAGTTGGCAGACCACGACTGACTCAGGAATTGAGAGACACCGTGATCCGCATGGCCAAGGAGAATCTCCAATGGGGGTATCGACGAATCGTTGGTGAACTCAAAAAACTTGGCCTCTACGCTGGAGCCAACTCGGTCAAACGCATCCTAAATGAAGCAGGAATCCACCCCACACCAGAAAAGAGCAAACCCATGCCTCCCCTGCCCTGGGACACGTTCATCAAGGCACATCTTGAAACCACGATGGCATGCGATTTTTTCAGCAAGGATATCTACACACTGCTCGGCAAGAAAACCGCCTACGTGCTGGTCTTCATCCATCTGGGCAGTCGACGGGTTTTCACCAGCTCAGCCACATACGCACCAGATAGCACCTGGGTCACACAGCAGGCCCGAAATACTCTCTTATGGTGCGATGAACAGGGCATCAAGCCCGCCTATTTGATTCGAGATGGCGACACCAAGTTCTCCGGCCCCTTTTTAGAGGTGTGGAAAAGCGAAGGCATTCGAGTCATTCAGATCCCGCATAAGGCCCCACAGGCTAATGCCTTTGCAGAGTCCTTCATTGGTACGCTGAAACGTGAATGTCTTAATTTTTTCATCTGCTTCAGTCGGCCACAGCTCAATTACATTCTGCATTCTTGGGTCGACCATTATAATCACGAAAGACCACACCGTGGAGTTGGCCGTGACAATTCCGTTCTGGACATCAACTTTAAGGCTGCCCGCGATGGCCCTATCAAATGCAAAGAAAGGCTTGGTGGGATCATTAAATGCTACTATCGGGAGGCAGCATAA